Proteins encoded by one window of Porphyromonas vaginalis:
- a CDS encoding LytR/AlgR family response regulator transcription factor, whose translation MFTTIPPLRAIIADDSPEILALMRSLVEEVAPTLEIVATCTSLAEVDLAIKKFAPQLLILDIQFAPEGRTAFDLLEEWQNFRQFQLIIFSGHCEFKYAQQAIYEGAVAFLDKPIDKESLRSAIEKATQHIYQSQETSTASTPSDQTGKWLQVSTAVDTRIFHSNQIVYIQSSDGGCKIYLSDGEEIYSTKNIGVYDRELQGLHIFVRTHQSYIVNLNYIQGYTNRTERKLILRSPFPQLPSSKIGFKNLNHFFSQNRED comes from the coding sequence ATGTTTACAACTATCCCACCACTACGGGCCATAATCGCTGACGACTCTCCCGAGATCTTGGCTCTGATGCGTTCTCTAGTCGAGGAGGTAGCCCCAACGCTAGAGATTGTTGCTACTTGTACCTCGCTGGCAGAGGTAGATCTAGCCATCAAGAAGTTTGCCCCCCAGCTACTCATCTTGGACATACAGTTTGCTCCTGAGGGGCGGACCGCCTTTGACCTACTAGAGGAGTGGCAAAACTTCCGACAGTTTCAGCTCATCATCTTCTCCGGGCACTGTGAGTTTAAGTATGCGCAGCAAGCGATCTATGAGGGAGCCGTCGCCTTTCTCGACAAGCCTATAGACAAGGAGTCGCTACGCTCAGCTATCGAAAAGGCTACTCAGCATATCTATCAGTCGCAAGAGACGAGTACTGCATCTACCCCAAGCGACCAGACTGGTAAGTGGCTACAAGTCTCTACAGCGGTAGACACGCGAATCTTCCATAGTAATCAGATCGTATACATACAGTCTAGTGACGGGGGGTGTAAGATCTATCTGTCTGATGGTGAGGAGATCTACAGCACTAAGAACATAGGTGTCTACGATAGAGAGCTACAGGGACTACACATCTTCGTTAGGACGCATCAGAGCTACATCGTCAATCTTAACTACATCCAGGGCTACACAAATCGCACCGAACGCAAGCTCATACTGCGCTCTCCTTTTCCTCAGTTACCCAGCTCCAAGATTGGCTTCAAGAACCTCAATCATTTCTTCTCCCAAAACCGAGAAGACTAG